From a single Nematostella vectensis chromosome 3, jaNemVect1.1, whole genome shotgun sequence genomic region:
- the LOC116604742 gene encoding alpha-(1,3)-fucosyltransferase C-like, with protein sequence MFGMKALHIYFMLTAFSTGCLFIFFCGVNLGVNQEPQHKSFLPASVNRFKFQVNTSKPEYALPSPQDTSPKHVYFRTVIQALLKREEANINIEEVEKLYKKSLEKPTRRKLILAYTPFFGSSPWPMFDNTTFNSFLWEKGCPMYNCDFTCDKKYLNVSDAVLFHGRDMTPLAELRSLMNRKSPHQRWVFYLRENPINTFLNLPQYNGIFNWTMTYRTDSDIYVPGGVYYRVPTNMTGNENYAKGKDKLIYWPVSNCGNSRDNIAKKLSEFVQVDVYGGCRRNFPKSTPGLSCPRNSKECDTLMRSYKFRLSFENKNCVDYITEKYWYPLEKGNIPIVLGGASYDSKLVVPGSYINALDFPSVKALADYIQYLDKNDTAYNEYFQWKKYYHAEENVLTFPCHLCTALNIDLKPRVYDNIDTYWGKSENCGANDAKMRNML encoded by the coding sequence ATGTTTGGAATGAAGGCCTTGCACATCTACTTCATGTTGACTGCATTCTCAACAGGgtgtttgtttatatttttctgcgGAGTAAACCTCGGAGTAAACCAGGAACCTCAGCACAAATCATTTCTACCGGCATCCGTCAACAGATTCAAGTTCCAAGTAAACACAAGCAAACCGGAGTATGCATTACCATCACCCCAAGACACTAGCCCAAAGCACGTATACTTCAGAACTGTAATACAAGCCTTGTTAAAGCGCGAAGAAGCTAACATTAACATAGAAGAAGTTGAAAAACTGTACAAGAAGTCCCTCGAGAAACCTACTCGTCGGAAGCTTATTCTGGCCTATACTCCATTCTTCGGCTCATCTCCATGGCCAATGTTCGATAATACAACGTTTAACAGTTTTCTGTGGGAGAAAGGATGTCCTATGTACAACTGCGATTTTACTTGTGATAAAAAATACCTAAACGTCAGCGACGCGGTGTTGTTTCACGGAAGAGATATGACGCCATTAGCCGAGCTGCGGTCGTTAATGAATCGAAAGTCGCCGCATCAAAGATGGGTATTTTACCTTCGCGAGAACCCAATAAATACATTCCTTAATCTACCGCAATATAACGGGATTTTTAACTGGACTATGACATACAGGACGGACTCGGATATCTATGTACCAGGAGGGGTTTATTACAGAGTTCCAACCAACATGACAGGCAATGAGAATTACGCGAAGGGAAAGGACAAGTTGATTTATTGGCCAGTTAGCAATTGTGGGAACTCTCGCGACAATATTGCGAAGAAACTTAGTGAGTTCGTACAGGTTGATGTGTATGGGGGTTGTAGACGAAACTTTCCCAAAAGTACTCCTGGTCTTTCATGCCCAAGGAACTCAAAAGAATGCGATACACTTATGCGAAGTTACAAATTCCGGCtttcatttgaaaacaaaaactgcgTCGATTATATCACCGAGAAATACTGGTACCCCTTGGAAAAAGGGAATATTCCGATTGTGTTAGGAGGAGCAAGTTATGATTCAAAGTTGGTCGTTCCAGGCTCTTATATAAACGCTTTAGACTTTCCCTCTGTCAAAGCCTTGGCCGACTATATCCAATACTTGGACAAGAATGATACAGCTTATAACGAatattttcaatggaaaaAATACTATCACGCCGAAGAGAACGTGCTGACTTTCCCTTGCCATTTGTGCACCGCGCTGAACATTGACTTGAAACCGCGGGTTTATGATAACATCGATACATACTGGGGAAAAAGTGAAAACTGTGGTGCAAATGATGCAAAAATGAGAAACATgctgtga